A region of the Clupea harengus chromosome 7, Ch_v2.0.2, whole genome shotgun sequence genome:
GGAAAATAAGTTTTAACCCTAAGGGGTTCCACCACAGTCTCAGAATCGATAGATCGCAAATGCATTTCCCAGTACTATAACCCAAGTATAGTATGTTTTAGGCCTCTGTGCTTCACTGATGTAGCTATTAATCATCTTTTAAAAAAAGCCTTGATTAGGTTTGAGGTGGGTTGAACTATCTTAGGGGCCTTAAACATACCACACTGTGGATCGCCCAGGAGAGGACCAGAAAATGCTTTGTTATGGTTTTCAGGCCACTGTCATACAAGCAGGACTTGTGTGCATTTTTGGTGACACACCATCTTTGGTGGTTTTGTTCACACGTAGAAGTTGCTACAGCCACAGAAACCTGAGCTTGTATGAGGTGGTGCTTTGGCAATTATGCCTCATGCAGTCAAACCCTGATGCCAACGATGAGTCATAATTATGTCACAGCCATTCTCTTGGTCCTCTGTTAGTCAGGTGCCAAATTAAGATGGAAACACAAACCAATAGCCTCATTGTGACGTGGTTAGTGAGGAAAACGCCCCACAGCCCTCAATTTTTGTAATTTTCTACAAAACTGCAAGAGACTAATGTCAAGTATTCCTTCTTTTCTCATTCCTTTAATGTTAAATCAGAACTGTTATTGTAAGCTTCAACAGAGCAGTGGAAATGACATCATTAACAGACTTGTCACTGCACATTTTTGATAAACACCATTTGGTTGGTCCAGATTTGCTGGTATTTCATCAAAATAGGGATGGGCTCCTCTTTGGTAGTTCCTTAATTTTGTTAACACAGCTGTACTGTGTCAAAACTTTAGTTAGAGATTACAAAGCAAGTGGGGTCCAACAAATATTATTTTCCCCATGAAGCATCCTCTTTTGTTATAACCATCACATCTTAGAGAGTGGATTGAatattacaaaaatatatatatataatatatataaaatatatatatatatatatatatatatatatatatatctctctctctctctctctctctctctcaaagcagCTTTAAAAGATATTGTATATTGCAAGTTCATCTTAAAAGTCCTTATTACCACTTTGGATCTACTTCTCACCTATCCATAAAACACTTAAGTCAAACTGTAGTCTTGTGTACCACAGATGCCACAAACCTTAATCCCCATTTatcccaaacaaacacaacacaatcacaaaaacacaaacaactgatcaaaaaaacaaccacaaaagCATTCACAACCAACTAAGATCAACAACAAGGTAGGAAGCACAACAGAGAAAGGTCACAAAGTACAGCAGGTTCCCACTAAATCTCCAAAGGTGTGAGAGCACAGGCAAGGGCACCAAAAAGCAGGGGTGGGTTACACCAGCCTCATAAATCCAAAGCCAAACGAGGGTTAAAAAGGCTTAATAATATTATTGTAGCCATTATCATTATCGTTATTGTTGAAATGCAGGCTGGGTGGAAGGGGGTTGCACATGGGTGGGTGGGGACTCAGCAGACATCACCGTATGCTTACACAATTCCGTCTCCTGCATAGGTATACTTATTCTGAGCGACAGCAATGCGTCACCCTTGTGAACAGAGCCCTCAGCAATAGCTCCCTCAGACTTCTCTAGGCTGTCACGGAAAGCGGGCACACCTGGAGACGGCTCTTTGGTCTGGGGAGGGGGTGATGGAAGCAGGGGGCCGTTTGGCTGCCGGTCCCCTTCAGCTCCCGGGCCCTCCACCAGTCCTTCTCCATTTGGCACCTTGTCTGCTTTCACAGGACCtgcagggagagggaagggtgCATCTGTGAGGACAACCGTCTCTTAATCAAATGAGTACTGTGATACAACAGGTAGTAACAGAAAGTAAAACCTTCCTTTCTTGAGGAACTAGTAGAACTGCCCTAACAAGTGACAGGGCAACCAAACCCAAGGACATTTAAAGTTCATCACAGTGACAGGAGGGAAACAGCCTTTACTGAATTAGCTCAGAACAAATTTGCCACAGTTATGGTGACAAACCCTAAATTCCATAAATAACCTCCAAACAGCTCCAATAGAAATATCCACTACTGCATTTTAACTGTATGCCCAGCAAAACGTACCATTAGACGTGTCCTCCACTGCTTTTGGATTCAATTCAGTCAGACTTCCAACAGGATCAGAACTGCTGTCTTTGGGTTGTTGCATGGAACTCATCTGATGGCTGCTTTCCATGGTGGATATTTCTGCTTTGCCGTTTTCCATTTTTGTATAGATTGAGGCGATGCCACAGGAGAGCCCATGGAAAAGAGATGGGGCCTGAGGAGGGATTCACTTCTTCACAAACATCCTTTCAGAACAGCTTTGGTGGCAGAAAGTCCTCATGGATGGAAACTGAATATTGCCCAgatttcatcagtgttttctAGAAAGATGAAAAGTAAGACAACTGTTAACATTTTCATTACCACCAATTATACGGACAATCTAAAGATTCACAATTACCTTACAaagactttttattttttttacgtAAACGCTTTGCCAGTATTACGCTACAAGAACAGTATGTTTGTTTAATCCATCCATGTTACATTAATCAAATAGGCCATGGTAAACTATAGCCTACTGCTTTGACAGCAAAGTCACGTGTCCCTGATGACAGTTCATGGCATTCGACAAACTAAGCTGTATTTCTCCGCTTTATGTGTTGTGAAGCTACTAATATTGTAAGACATTTCTTTAAAAACTAAGTAGTAACCAGCAAAGAAAACATGGAAGCTCAACAACAGAAATACAAGTAACATTAAGAACACTTAAATGGATTGAGATTAGCTAGGCTTGCTACGTCTAGACTAACGTTAACTCCACTAACTTTAAATACGTCTTCAGATCGTACTGGTGAGATGGGCCTTTCGATACATTCGTGATTAGGGAAATATGGAAATCGCATAGTAAGATTTGTACAGAGAAATGTACCTTTGCTCGTTAGCTGACGTACATTAGCTAATTCTGGAAGAGACCTGGCTGTATTTAGAAAACATGTTAGCCCTCTGCTTATTTTTGCTAATGGGATCCTCTGGCTTTAAAGGGCTGCCAGGTAAGCAagttcacataaaaaaataagctGTCGTTCATTGGTATCGATCTTGCCTTAACCATTTGATGATGGTGAAACCACTCAATCGAGTACCAGTCTGGTGGTTAGCCAGCGCTAGCAACCGACATACCAAACAGCCTACATAGAGAGCTATGTGTCGTCCGCATCTTGATGTATATTTACGCCCACTGATCAACAGAAACTATATGCACGTTAATATGTATTATCAATGTTAAGTCAGTTTCTAAAGATGGCAAGTGCCTTCTAATCACTCAACAAGCATAATCACAAAAGTCAGGTGTCTTTCAGCGTAAGCCTTTGCTGGCCCGAATCATCGTTGGGTCCCTGAGCAGCTAGCTAGTACTCTACCAGGCTAACTACCTTAGCATGCAACCTAAATAACAAAAATACATGAATGCATTTAAATTATTATGGAAGGATATATGCACCAAGTTATACTCAAACCAACTGCTCCATTTTCAGAGTATGACAGAAGATTTTCCGACCTGGGTTGCCATAAAATTAAAGTACAAACCTTAGATTACGTCCTCCCTCTTGGTTCTACGTGGCTGTTTAGATTCTATGTGTCCCTCATTCCGACGCGGAACAGGCTCAAAGCTAATGCGTTCCGGGGAGGAGTGTCCTTCAATGGTGAGAGTTCAGAgtttatatgtattttttattttgctcggtgatgatttttttttaagaccaaAATTTTAATTTTATGATTATCATATTTGGCATGGGTGGTATCTGAAGTGTAACGTGTTGTGTTAAACAGTCCCCTGAAATACATTTCTCCCATCATTATGACTGTTGCCTATAACTTAGGACATTGAAACCCTCCCTTCAGAGAAAAGCTAAACTTGTCTGTCCAAAGAAGCAAGTTCTCGAGGAAGTCACATAGATGCTGCATCATTCTTTAATTCTGTTCATTCACCACTCTTTCGTACATATCATGTCAGATATTACGGCCATAAAAAGTGAGACTTCAATCAAAATGCCATGGAGAATACATTATACAGTCGTTACCAAAAGTACTATCATTAGGCAAACGATTGAGTAAATAATAGCATGGGAAACGCTATTCAAATAATGACTTGAGCAAGAAATAAGACCAGCCTCAACTGTACTGACTATATAATCCCAAAAGAACTTTTTGGGACATGATCCAAGTTTTAGTTCAAAAGGTCTGAATTATGATTTTCAAAATAGTGTCATTTATTTTCCCCCTCCACCAAACGGAATGGAAAGAGACCGGACATCTTCATTGGTTGTTTAAAATGGTGAGGAACCATAAAAGCACAGATCAAAAGTAAGTCTTTTATCCATGTACACTTATTTACAGATGCAACTGGAATGCCAAAACAATCTAAGATCTGGAGTGCCAACAGAATTGTGTCTATGTGCCCTCTGCCCCAAAATGCATTTCAACTCAAGTTTGAGACTGCATTGGTCATCAAAACTTACACAAACCGTTATTAAATAAAACTTCTGCCCCTCATAGAAAggcaaaagcaaaaacattttgGGTGTTGTCAGCCCAAGATCCACTGATGCGATTTGAGGGCAAAACTGTACTTTTGTTCTAAAGTCTTCCATCCCTAGGCAGAGAAAAAATGACCACCCCCCGAATTCAAGAAAACCTCTTGGGACTGCTATATTCCCTGTATAATATCCTGCATCCAAATTTGAGAAAGCTCAATGGTCTACCTAGAATCCACCCACACTGCTTACACCCAATCTTAACAGCACTCACAGCTACTTTAGAatgtttataaaaaaagaaaaaagaaaaagaaacattacCCAATGTGGGAATCGATCAATACCACAAGCCTCATTTCACAGCATGTCTTGTCGATACTTTGAGTTACAGATGGCAAGAATGTAACAACTTTATTTTCACCATTAAGAAACCAGGGCAGGTGAAGAGGGCAAGATAAGTACTAAACATCTTGAGTTAGGAATGGACACATTTGTTGAAGAGTGGCACGAAGGTCTTGTGATCTCAAAaggcaaacaaataaaataaacaaaaacaaaaagtcaaaccAAATAGCAAGAGTCCAAATTCAGTTTCAGAGTCTATTGtagaaaaaagggggaaaatgaCAAGTTGAAGATCTGAGTGAAGCCGCCGTCCAGATTtcatttcttctcttcctcagcTTTCACTTCCTCAGCCTTCACTTCCTCCACCTTCTGCCCACCTGATGTCTTGGTGTCATCTTTGTTCTCTTTTACTGAGAGTTCCTCCAGTTTGTCTGCCACTTTATCTGCACCATCCTTGTCGCCAGCTGTTATAAAagccataaaaaaaacacacacgtaaacaaatGAAGTAAAACATCGCTGGACTCCCAAGTTAGATAAATAGTTTCTCAGCGGTGTAATGCAATAGTTTCAGTTCAATTTGAATGTCTTTAGTCAGTTAATATTCCATTTGATTTTTGTATAGTGTAACAAAGATATAACACAGAATTCTAGATATACACACCTAATACATATGGTGTGTAGGTACACTCTTAATGATGTACAAAACACTTTTGAGATGTAGCAGAACATACCAGCACTTGGCCCATAAATAGCAAGCTAGCGTGTTACATTCTGCATGTTAATGTAGCAGACACTAAAAGTTCCATGCCGGAATGGGGCAGCATGGAACAGAGTGAGTCTGCAGATCACATCAATAAGAAAAATGTCTTACCAGATAGTTCTTCATCTTCTAGGAATTTTCtaacttcttctttgcactcaTCAAACTTTGCCTTGAACTTTTGGGCAtctggggggggagagagagaggaggttattatatataaaaataataataatgaagacAAAACCAGCCAAATCTATAATCATGGACagtcaataaaacacttttgTTGACTCATACATGAGACAAACCAACGCACTTAAGTACAAGCACACATAAGTGAACAAAAGCGTACAAaccaagcacaaacaaaataatCACCACAAAACAGTTTTTGCATTAATCATCTCAATATACGCAGAACACAGTAAGGTCAACTTTGAGGTTTCATGTCAGATGTTCACCCCCCCAGTGGTTCATAACCTGAGCCACCACAGCATGAGGTGATCTAATGTTAGGAAAACGTACTTTCCGCATTTAGGAATCTTAGTGCCAGAAGTTCTGGTTTGGGTTCCTCATCTGCAAAGTCAGCATGTGTGTTCCACACCCAGGCCCTGTCGCTGCCAGCATTGGGTTTCAACTCCATCAAGGGCATAACTGTAAAGGAACAGATTATCACAATCAACAGATGAAACAAATGGTGTTAAAAACAAATGACCTCCTTTCAAAGCAACACACTTCCATTTACACCACAGCAAATTACACAGGAGCAGCTGATACTTAATAACAAACACTTGCCATGTGCCCTGACAACATACAACAAAAAGCACCGAATGTGTCTGACCAATGACTAAAAAGCATAGACCGTATAtgctaggggtgggggaaaaaaatcgatttttcgattctctctagaacgattctgtctcgattcagaaaagttcataatcgattttttaataaaaaaaaaaaaaaaaaaattttttttttttttttttacacattcattttgtgttgaaatgcaagctgcatcaattattgcattgttcatagaaagtcataattgtgacaaggacacactttttctctaataaaaaaattgatctgttgattttctttaattatcaaacacaaagtaggaagtgatttgagactcaaatgttttaaaaatcgagatgcatcgataatcgttttatcggtttagaattgataatcgataatcggcttagaatcgagaatcggtttagaatcgaatcgttgacctctgaatcggaatcgaatcgaatcgtgaggtgccaagagattcccacccctagtataTGCTCACATCAAAAGTGAAACCGCTGGaaggcacacaaaaaaatagCATCAATTTAACCAAATAGGGTCAGCGCCTGGACCGGGACCAATTTTCTGTTAACTACATATGCACTGGCTGCAAAAAAGCACTAAATGTGCAGACTGCAATCTTGCAAACACAGCCAACCAATTTTGGCTTAATTTCGTCATAACGCAAGTGCATCACACCATGCTAGCACCTACTGTCCATACTTTTTCAGGTCATTGGGTCTGAACTATCAATAAATAAAGTAGTAAGTAAAACATCGCTGGACTCCCAAGTTAGATAAATAGTATATCTCAGCGGTGTAATGCAATAGTTTCAGTTCAATTTGAATGTCTTTAGTCAGTCAATATTCCGTTTGATTTTTGTATAGTGTAACAAAGATATGACACAGAATTCTAGGTATACACACCTAATACATATGGTGTGTAGGTACACTCTTAATGATGCACAAAACACTTTTGAGATGTAGCAGAATATACCAGCACTTGGCCCATAAATAGCAAGCTAGCGTGTTACATTCTGCATGTTAATGTAGCAGACACTAAAAGTTCCATGCCGGAATGGGGCAGCATGGAACAGAGTGAGTCTGCCGATCACATCAATAagaaaaatataaatgtaagtaAAGAATGACAAATACACTCATTTTCTGCACAGCACTTGAAGGCAAAATCAAGCAACTTTTTTGTTTTAGACTCACACTGACATAACCTGTGTATCAACTTTCATCTGACATCTGTTTAGTGTCCTCACATCAACTCTTTTTACAAAAAtaatatacataaacacagagtACTACTTTGGAGAACAGTCTAAGGCCAGTGTGCAAATAGCAAACTATTAGACAAGATTTGGTTGTTAGCATCCTACTTAAATATATTGAATAACTACAGCAAGACACACATACCGTTGTGGTTGGCACAGATCTTGAGAGTGCGGTCTCTCCTCATCAGTAGACGAACGGAACCCTTATCTTTGTGTCGCAAGAGTTTCACATCACCTGTACCACGCTCCTTCCATTCTGGTGGTTCATTTTCACTAGCAAAACGGTAGAGCTTTGCTCGCCTGATTAGAGTAAAgagagaagtttttttttacaataagtTAATCAGAGGATGTGATGCAAAATGGCCAATAATTCCAAAAAGTCCAGTGGAGTCAACTTGCATTTTAAaaatctcctcctcatcttcctcaagTGTCTTCACATCTTGTACTGGTAATGACACAATGGGCTCAAAATGGGGGTCATGGTTTGTGTCATCTACATTTTCTGTAGATGTAGTTTCATGCTCCTCTGGTGTGTCCTGTCAACATCACAGAAAATGTTTGCAAACATCAACATTCAGCACAATATGGCAGAAGACAAGCAAATGCTTTAAGTTATTAACACTCACCATTAAGATACACCATTTTAAATACTCCACCCATAACTAAAGAATCGCCCCGCAATGATCGGTTTTCTACTGCGAGGTACGACACCACTGGTGAACAACACGTTGAAAGACGGGGGATTTGGGAGATCAAGCTTTAGGGGCTTCCTTTTGTTAGCGATTTGCTGCGACAACCAAACTTATTTCCACGGCTGCTGAGGCATGCACTTATGTTAAAAATCAAGTGAGTTCTGATTGACCAGTGGTAAGCCCACTGTTAAACTATTCCTGTTGGGTAAACGAATGATCAGCCAAATACCTTTCCTCCACACTTATTTTATATAGCGAACTATTATTCGTTTGACGGAAGACCAGAACACGGTTAAGTTAACAGTTAGGAACAAGTGCAAGACAGGCTTTGAAGATATGTGTAAACTTGTACAAATATGTCCTGTCTGGCGCAaagtaaatacaaaaaagatagGCTTGGCATGTGCCTTCATGCTTTCTAACTTCATGGCTAACGGTGGCTAGCTAACTCAGCTCAAGGCTAACTTGATAGAAAACCGGACAAATCCTCCGGCTAGAACCTGTGGCATGAACAATCTAGCTAGCAAGTGAACGTCACGCTACAACAATTTAATACCCGGATAAACCCATATAGAAAAATTCAACAAAGTTATCGTCACAGTAGTAATTTAGGACTGGGCCGTATTATCTGGCAAGCCATTTCACTCAACTTGCATGACTGAGGAACAGATGACAAAGTCAGCAGTCTAGATACACTTAGTTACCTAAACAAACTCAGTAAATATGTCTACTATCTCCCCTACTAGCACCCTTTCTATCTGCCTTGCTAGCCCATCTAACGGTTGTGGTAAAACGCTAGTTTATCTAGCacgctagctaatgttagcctcCAATGCTACAGCTAGCGACTGGCTAGCTATATAAGATTTGGGGTGTAACTTTAGCTAACGTTACCCAGCTGACAATACATACGTATCTAGGGCTAGTAAAACAATTTTCTTTGGAACAGTCTCTCCCAGGTCGTTTAACTTCTGTGAGGATACAGCTGTTAGCAAGTTTAAGTTTTTTTCTTCAGACATGTATGTAGATAACTGACTAGTTGCGACTAGCGTCAACGGCAAGTCCAGCCAAGCATTTGTCAATGTACCTGGTGAGTAGAAGAGCTAATGTTATTGATTAAGATACGTGAAGCCCTATGAGTTACAAAATGTCAACTCCATCAATCATGATGAATCTAGGTAAATACAGGAAACTGATACTGTGCTTCCTTTACATGCATCATAACTGCGATTGAactagctaacctagctaacTCTTGCCGACTAGCAAGTTAGCGTGAGATGTTGGCTCCTACAATAGGGCGGCAAACGGATCTTTCAATAGATGTTTGCTTTTAGACA
Encoded here:
- the ranbp1 gene encoding ran-specific GTPase-activating protein, with amino-acid sequence MADPKDTPEEHETTSTENVDDTNHDPHFEPIVSLPVQDVKTLEEDEEEIFKMRAKLYRFASENEPPEWKERGTGDVKLLRHKDKGSVRLLMRRDRTLKICANHNVMPLMELKPNAGSDRAWVWNTHADFADEEPKPELLALRFLNAENAQKFKAKFDECKEEVRKFLEDEELSAGDKDGADKVADKLEELSVKENKDDTKTSGGQKVEEVKAEEVKAEEEKK